A stretch of the Capsicum annuum cultivar UCD-10X-F1 chromosome 10, UCD10Xv1.1, whole genome shotgun sequence genome encodes the following:
- the LOC124887706 gene encoding uncharacterized protein LOC124887706 yields the protein MAMLKQLIVNVPLVEALEQMLGYAKFTKDLVTKKKPVRYKSVDNLHHCSAISTWLLVQKKVDLGAFTIPCTIGSLDFAKALCDLEPSIILMPLDVYRKLDLGDPRPTNMRLVMADRSVKRPVGILHDAVLSNWESIG from the exons atggctatgctgAAGCAATTGATAGTGAACGTGCCTTtagttgaagcacttgagcagatgctaggatatgctaaatttactAAAGATCTTGTTACGAAGAAAAAACCGGTAAGATACAAATcggtggataatctccatcattgtagtgctatttctacatgGTTACTGGTGCAGAAGAAGGTAGACCTGGGAGCATTCACTATCCCTTGTACGATTGGGTCTCtggattttgctaaggccttatgtgatctagAACCTAGCATCATTCTTATGCCACTTGATGTTTATAGGAAGTTGGATTTGGGAGACCCCAGACCCACAAACATGCGACTTGTAATGGCGGATAGATCAGTGAAAAGGCCggttgggattctacatgat GCTgttcttagcaactgggagagtaTTGGTTGA